In Paenibacillus phoenicis, one genomic interval encodes:
- a CDS encoding FUSC family protein has translation MEVTFGARMLKTGVAVTLALYAGTLLGLSSPVIAAIAAIFAMQPTIYRSWRYLIDQLQTNTLGAVLAMLGGMVFSNEPIAVGLVCILVIMICLQLKMGDTIGITLVTVVSVMEASGQWEFALNRFLLSLIGIFSAFIINIVLFPPKPKVQFEQQVRQTFDRLSLLLRTAISDEIKEAVFRSDKRKLEDTISQLADKYKLMEEDQKKIKAPKFSDHRQLVVYKQMLRTLRQGLEVLNAVEQHYFQAARTPELNQEFDEHLEKLTKFHEHVMLKFDDKLKPGYCESMQFETENDEFLRRMLDRYAAERTGVLRLSIVSAEMYEYGHQLERLNRLADHSTAATGD, from the coding sequence ATGGAAGTGACATTTGGCGCAAGAATGCTAAAAACGGGGGTTGCGGTTACACTGGCTTTATATGCCGGTACTTTACTGGGATTATCCTCGCCGGTGATCGCGGCGATCGCCGCGATTTTTGCCATGCAGCCGACCATTTATCGTTCCTGGCGTTACTTGATCGATCAGCTGCAGACGAATACGCTTGGGGCCGTGTTAGCGATGCTGGGCGGCATGGTCTTCTCCAATGAACCCATCGCCGTAGGGCTGGTTTGCATTCTAGTGATCATGATCTGTCTGCAGCTGAAAATGGGGGATACGATTGGCATTACACTGGTTACGGTCGTGTCCGTGATGGAGGCGTCAGGCCAGTGGGAATTTGCGTTAAACCGTTTTCTGTTGAGCTTAATTGGTATTTTTTCAGCTTTTATTATCAACATCGTCTTGTTCCCGCCCAAACCAAAGGTACAGTTCGAGCAACAGGTCCGGCAAACGTTTGATCGGCTGTCGCTGCTGCTAAGAACGGCGATTTCCGATGAGATTAAGGAAGCGGTGTTCCGGTCCGATAAGCGTAAACTTGAGGATACCATCAGCCAATTAGCAGATAAGTATAAGCTGATGGAGGAGGATCAGAAGAAAATCAAAGCACCGAAATTTAGCGACCATCGTCAACTTGTGGTGTATAAGCAAATGCTGCGCACGCTTCGCCAAGGGCTTGAGGTGCTGAACGCGGTGGAGCAGCATTATTTCCAGGCGGCTCGCACGCCGGAATTAAATCAAGAATTTGACGAGCATCTGGAGAAGCTGACCAAATTCCACGAGCATGTCATGCTGAAGTTTGATGACAAGCTGAAGCCGGGCTACTGCGAATCGATGCAGTTCGAAACGGAAAACGACGAATTCCTGCGGCGGATGCTGGACCGATATGCAGCCGAGCGCACAGGCGTGTTGCGCTTATCCATCGTGTCAGCCGAAATGTATGAATACGGTCACCAATTGGAGCGGCTCAACCGGTTGGCAGATCACTCCACAGCAGCGACCGGCGATTAA
- the helD gene encoding RNA polymerase recycling motor HelD, whose amino-acid sequence MDHTDQAWQEEQRRVEYVADQIDARIRKLEREVGSVRGDVVEMRKNFWDEVTVNFSEADDVGETSTSLRQQSQVLAEREKSHQHASIALGKLKRLKQSPYFGRIDFAEDGEPVEAIYLGIASLLEEGDETFLVYDWRAPISNLYYDSVPGPASYETPSGTIKGTMTLKRQFVINGRRIKVMFDTGVTIGDELLQQVLSRSSDAQMKSIVATIQREQNKIIRNDRSRMLIVQGAAGSGKTSAALQRVAYLLYKHREVLQADQMILFSPNPMFNSYVSTVLPELGEENMLQTTFQEYLEHRLGREFQLEDPFVQIEFVLSAPEDKAYQARVSGIRFKSSVQFLHAITRYKELLEQKGMIFKPLRFQGKEIVGVEEIARQFYAYDPAIRLANRCELLKDWLLKAIAAFGKSELDQPWVEEQIQLLDAEDYQRAYQRMRRKQHGKSPSFSDYEDEKTILAKMVVSDRLKPLRKWVKSLRFVDVTRLYMQLFSDLTIFREVHQEELPDQWEDICEQTLQKIAGGELFYEDITPFLYLKELLLGFRSNTSIRHVIIDEAQDYSPFQLFFLKRLFPRAKMTALGDLNQAIYAHASVLQQSSVFSDLYGAEESELITLEQSYRSTRQIVEFTREMIPGGEAIVPFNREGEMPEVHLVDDADKLHASLEATIGQLRADGYESIAVICKTAEESKQAYDRLSAKLPAKLIKKTTLSFEKGVHVIPAYLAKGVEFDAVLIYDGSDRKYTREAERKLFYTACTRAMHLLRIYSVGEPSRFIREASKSTYILVP is encoded by the coding sequence TTGGACCATACAGATCAGGCATGGCAGGAAGAACAGCGCCGCGTGGAGTACGTGGCCGACCAAATCGACGCCAGAATCCGCAAGCTGGAGCGGGAGGTTGGCAGCGTACGCGGCGATGTCGTTGAGATGCGGAAGAACTTTTGGGACGAAGTAACGGTGAACTTCAGCGAAGCGGATGATGTCGGTGAAACGTCAACTAGCTTACGGCAGCAGTCCCAGGTGCTCGCAGAGCGGGAGAAAAGCCACCAGCATGCCTCTATCGCGTTGGGGAAGCTGAAACGTCTAAAGCAGTCTCCTTATTTCGGGCGCATTGATTTCGCTGAAGACGGCGAACCGGTGGAAGCCATCTATCTTGGGATTGCTTCATTGCTCGAAGAGGGGGATGAAACGTTCCTCGTCTATGATTGGCGTGCCCCGATTTCCAATCTCTATTATGACAGCGTTCCGGGTCCGGCTTCCTATGAGACGCCGTCCGGTACGATCAAAGGGACGATGACGCTAAAACGTCAGTTCGTGATCAACGGGCGCCGCATCAAGGTGATGTTCGACACCGGCGTCACGATTGGCGACGAGCTGCTGCAGCAGGTGTTAAGCCGCAGCTCTGATGCGCAGATGAAGAGCATCGTGGCCACGATCCAGCGTGAGCAAAATAAAATCATCCGCAACGATCGCAGCCGGATGCTGATCGTGCAAGGGGCCGCCGGCAGCGGCAAGACATCGGCCGCCTTGCAGAGGGTCGCTTACTTGCTTTATAAGCACCGCGAGGTGCTGCAAGCGGATCAGATGATTTTGTTCTCGCCCAATCCGATGTTTAACAGCTATGTTTCAACGGTGCTTCCGGAGCTGGGCGAAGAAAATATGCTGCAAACGACGTTCCAGGAGTATCTGGAGCATCGGCTCGGAAGAGAATTCCAGCTCGAAGACCCGTTTGTACAAATCGAATTTGTCCTCTCTGCTCCTGAGGATAAGGCTTATCAAGCTCGGGTCAGCGGAATCCGTTTTAAATCGTCGGTACAGTTCCTGCATGCGATCACGCGGTATAAGGAACTGCTGGAGCAGAAAGGGATGATCTTTAAACCGCTCCGCTTTCAAGGCAAGGAAATTGTTGGCGTGGAGGAAATTGCCCGGCAATTTTATGCTTATGATCCCGCGATCCGGCTGGCCAACCGTTGTGAGCTGTTAAAAGATTGGCTGCTGAAGGCCATCGCGGCCTTTGGTAAGTCCGAGCTGGATCAGCCTTGGGTAGAGGAACAAATTCAGCTGCTGGATGCAGAGGACTACCAGCGGGCTTACCAGCGCATGCGGCGCAAGCAGCATGGTAAAAGTCCTTCATTCAGCGATTACGAGGATGAGAAGACGATTTTGGCCAAAATGGTTGTCAGCGATCGTCTTAAACCGCTCCGGAAATGGGTCAAATCGCTGCGGTTCGTTGATGTGACGCGTCTATATATGCAGCTGTTCAGCGACCTGACGATCTTCCGGGAAGTCCATCAAGAAGAGCTTCCAGATCAGTGGGAAGATATCTGTGAGCAAACGCTGCAGAAGATTGCGGGGGGCGAGCTGTTCTATGAAGATATTACGCCTTTCCTCTATTTAAAAGAGCTGCTGCTTGGCTTCCGGTCCAACACGTCGATCCGTCACGTCATTATCGACGAAGCGCAGGATTATTCGCCGTTCCAGCTGTTCTTCCTGAAGCGGCTGTTCCCGCGGGCCAAAATGACGGCGCTCGGCGACTTGAACCAGGCGATTTATGCTCACGCCTCGGTGCTTCAGCAGTCTTCTGTATTCAGCGATTTGTACGGTGCGGAGGAGAGCGAGTTGATTACGCTGGAGCAAAGCTACCGTTCCACCCGCCAAATTGTTGAGTTCACCCGCGAGATGATCCCTGGCGGGGAGGCGATCGTTCCGTTTAACCGGGAAGGCGAGATGCCGGAGGTTCACCTGGTTGACGATGCAGATAAGCTCCACGCTTCGCTGGAGGCAACGATCGGTCAGCTGCGCGCGGACGGATATGAATCGATTGCCGTCATCTGTAAAACGGCGGAGGAAAGCAAGCAAGCCTACGATCGGCTTAGCGCTAAGCTGCCGGCCAAGCTGATCAAGAAGACGACGTTATCCTTTGAGAAAGGGGTTCATGTCATTCCGGCGTATTTGGCCAAAGGTGTGGAGTTCGATGCGGTACTGATTTACGACGGTTCCGACCGGAAGTACACGAGAGAAGCCGAACGGAAGTTGTTTTATACGGCCTGCACAAGAGCGATGCACTTGCTGCGCATTTACTCCGTAGGCGAACCTAGCCGGTTTATCCGGGAAGCTTCGAAATCAACCTATATTCTGGTTCCTTGA
- a CDS encoding MFS transporter, with protein MLGKKGDLIALASIPLIMTLGNSMLIPILPQIARELHVNSFQVSMLITVYAVVAILLIPIAGYLSDKFGRKAIIVPSLIIAGIGGCISGVADWFVNGLAVYWLILGGRFLQGIGAAGAFPIVLPLVGDLYESEEEVSHNLGLIETSNTFGKVLSPILGALLGAWIWYVPLLSIPVLCLISLLLVLFLVREPKDREKAKPLREFISAVKVVLKQKGRWLYAIFAIGCISMFLLFGVLFYLSEQLEAKHGLDGVIKGLVLAIPLAALCLASYVTGKKIGKDKKLMKWSGVAGLILSTGALFGIGFFNNIYFVIVCLIVCGAGIGIVLPSSDALITEGVDKEMRGTITSLYSSMRFIGVSAGPPVMSLLMKAGHMTMFFVIAGVSLVAVILLLTMVKPESGHGGAIKPKEPRKRTKVVKAFHHS; from the coding sequence ATGCTCGGCAAAAAAGGCGATTTGATTGCATTGGCCTCCATACCGCTTATTATGACGCTGGGAAATTCCATGCTGATTCCGATATTGCCACAGATTGCCCGTGAGCTTCATGTCAACTCCTTTCAGGTCAGTATGCTGATCACCGTGTATGCGGTGGTTGCGATCTTGCTGATTCCGATTGCCGGCTATCTTTCCGATAAATTCGGCCGTAAAGCGATCATTGTGCCCAGCTTGATTATCGCGGGAATCGGCGGCTGTATTTCTGGCGTGGCGGATTGGTTTGTGAACGGGCTGGCCGTATACTGGCTGATCCTAGGCGGTCGCTTCCTGCAAGGGATCGGAGCGGCTGGCGCCTTCCCGATCGTGTTGCCGCTGGTCGGCGATCTGTATGAAAGTGAGGAGGAAGTCAGCCACAATTTAGGCTTGATCGAAACCTCCAATACGTTTGGCAAAGTGCTCAGCCCGATCTTAGGTGCACTGCTTGGCGCTTGGATCTGGTATGTGCCGCTTCTGTCGATTCCGGTATTATGTTTGATCTCGCTATTGCTGGTGCTGTTTTTGGTGCGGGAACCGAAAGATCGGGAGAAGGCCAAGCCGCTGAGGGAATTTATCTCTGCCGTCAAAGTGGTGCTGAAGCAAAAAGGCCGCTGGCTGTATGCCATCTTTGCGATCGGCTGCATTTCGATGTTCCTGTTGTTTGGCGTGCTGTTTTATTTGTCTGAGCAACTGGAAGCAAAACACGGCCTGGACGGTGTGATCAAGGGGTTGGTACTGGCGATTCCGCTGGCAGCTTTATGTCTGGCTTCTTATGTGACCGGGAAAAAAATCGGCAAGGACAAAAAGTTGATGAAATGGTCTGGCGTCGCAGGCTTAATCCTATCGACCGGCGCCTTATTTGGCATCGGCTTTTTCAACAACATCTATTTTGTGATCGTTTGCCTGATCGTCTGCGGCGCTGGTATCGGCATCGTCCTGCCCAGCTCCGATGCCTTGATCACCGAAGGTGTCGACAAGGAAATGCGAGGTACGATTACTTCACTCTACAGCAGCATGCGGTTTATCGGTGTATCGGCGGGGCCGCCGGTGATGTCGCTGCTGATGAAGGCTGGCCATATGACGATGTTTTTCGTCATCGCCGGAGTGTCGCTGGTGGCGGTCATCCTGCTGCTGACGATGGTCAAGCCGGAATCCGGGCACGGTGGCGCAATCAAGCCCAAGGAGCCCCGAAAACGTACGAAAGTGGTAAAGGCTTTCCATCACAGCTAG
- the rpiA gene encoding ribose-5-phosphate isomerase RpiA, whose amino-acid sequence MNAKQAAGYRAAEWVKDGMTVGLGTGSTAYYAIEKIGEMVGNGLQIRAIATSKASEELAAKYHIPLIEAKDVDRLDLAIDGADEVDPQMALIKGGGGALLREKLVAINSDRFIVIADHSKMVPTLGRFKLPIELVPFCYEWTLRELKSRYDVPFEMRMQGDQLYVTDNGNYIVDAVFGQIADPARLSDELKAMTGVVEHGLFVGIAQTVVIGYEDGRTEIKEAPCSNQ is encoded by the coding sequence ATGAATGCCAAACAGGCGGCGGGTTACCGCGCTGCAGAATGGGTAAAGGACGGAATGACCGTTGGTCTCGGGACGGGGTCAACCGCTTATTATGCGATCGAGAAAATCGGCGAGATGGTGGGGAACGGGTTGCAAATTCGTGCCATCGCAACTTCGAAGGCTTCAGAGGAGCTTGCCGCGAAATATCACATCCCGCTAATTGAGGCGAAGGACGTGGACCGATTGGATCTGGCGATCGACGGGGCCGATGAGGTGGATCCGCAAATGGCGCTGATCAAAGGCGGCGGGGGAGCGCTGCTTCGGGAGAAGCTCGTCGCGATCAACAGCGATCGGTTTATCGTCATTGCCGATCATAGCAAGATGGTTCCTACATTGGGGCGTTTCAAACTGCCGATTGAGTTGGTGCCGTTTTGTTACGAATGGACCCTGCGGGAGCTGAAGAGCCGTTACGATGTTCCGTTCGAAATGCGGATGCAGGGGGATCAGCTGTACGTGACCGATAACGGGAACTACATCGTGGATGCGGTCTTCGGACAAATCGCTGACCCTGCCCGGTTAAGCGACGAGTTGAAGGCGATGACAGGCGTTGTCGAGCACGGACTGTTCGTTGGCATTGCGCAAACCGTCGTGATTGGTTATGAGGATGGGCGTACAGAAATTAAGGAGGCACCATGTTCAAATCAATAA
- a CDS encoding GNAT family N-acetyltransferase, translated as MFKSIKARVDEPVIRELLEYAVMFDPDALEDAARLYREEDTYQLYGYEEEAGIAGIIGYRVNASQTLEIIHLAVHPEQRMKGYGRALVLLALTEASPERMEAITDEAGADFFRNIGFQITGFWDEAIGEERFRCIYEVEENEEDE; from the coding sequence ATGTTCAAATCAATAAAAGCGAGGGTGGACGAGCCTGTCATTCGGGAGCTGCTGGAATATGCGGTGATGTTTGACCCGGATGCGCTGGAGGACGCGGCTCGTTTGTACCGGGAAGAGGATACATATCAGCTGTATGGATATGAAGAGGAAGCGGGGATTGCCGGAATTATCGGCTATCGTGTCAACGCTTCGCAGACGCTTGAAATCATCCATCTTGCCGTCCATCCAGAACAGCGGATGAAAGGGTATGGACGAGCCTTGGTGCTGCTCGCCCTCACGGAAGCATCTCCGGAGCGGATGGAGGCCATTACCGATGAGGCAGGCGCAGATTTTTTCCGGAACATCGGGTTTCAAATTACCGGGTTTTGGGATGAAGCCATCGGGGAAGAACGGTTTCGCTGCATCTATGAAGTGGAAGAGAACGAAGAGGATGAATAA
- a CDS encoding MarR family winged helix-turn-helix transcriptional regulator — protein sequence MNLETKQLIERYMAAFFEVSKRLNGQIRDMIQEDITMEQFQILKYISSRGRCTSTELADAFGVGKSSITAMITRMVDKGLLQRTRDQDDRRVVYLTMTEQGQRNYDIVQDQIISTVSKYLVHFEADEVEGFISAFERLARLVGEGSSGK from the coding sequence GTGAATCTTGAAACGAAGCAGTTGATTGAGCGGTATATGGCAGCTTTTTTCGAGGTCTCGAAGCGGCTGAACGGGCAAATCCGCGACATGATTCAAGAGGATATCACCATGGAGCAATTTCAGATTTTGAAGTACATTTCCTCCCGCGGCAGATGTACCTCGACGGAACTGGCAGATGCGTTTGGGGTAGGCAAAAGCTCCATCACCGCGATGATCACACGGATGGTCGACAAAGGATTGCTTCAGCGGACTCGGGATCAAGACGACCGTCGGGTCGTTTATTTAACGATGACAGAGCAGGGGCAGCGCAATTACGACATTGTCCAAGATCAGATCATCAGCACCGTTTCGAAGTATTTGGTGCATTTCGAAGCGGACGAAGTGGAAGGATTTATTAGCGCGTTTGAGAGATTAGCCAGATTGGTCGGAGAGGGGAGTTCGGGAAAATGA